In a genomic window of Myotis daubentonii chromosome X, mMyoDau2.1, whole genome shotgun sequence:
- the ITM2A gene encoding integral membrane protein 2A isoform X1: MVKIAFNTPTAVQKEEARQDVEALVSRTVPAQILTGKEIRVATQEKEGSSGSCMLTLLGLSFILAGLIVGGTCIYKHFMPKSTIYRGEMCFFDSEGPANSLQGGEPYFLPVIEEADIREDDNIAIIDVPVPSFSDSDPAAIIHDFEKGMTAYLDLLLGNCYLMPLNTSIVMPPKNLVELFGKLASGKYLPHTYVVHEDLVAVEEIRDVSNLGIFIYQLCNNRKSFRLRRRDLLLGFNKGVIDKCWKIRHFPNEFIVETKICQE, from the exons ATGGTGAAAATCGCCTTCAACACACCAACAGCGGTGCAAAAAGAGGAGGCACGGCAAGACGTGGAGGCCCTTGTAAGCCGCACGGTCCCAGCTCAGATCCTGACCGGCAAG GAGATTCGAGTTGCTACCCAGGAAAAGGAGGGCTCCTCTGGGAGTTGCATGCTTACTCTCTTAGGCCTTTCATTCATCTTGGCAGGACTTATTGTTGGTGGAACCTGCATTTACAAACACTTCATGCCCAAG agTACCATCTACCGTGGAGAAATGTGTTTCTTTGATTCTGAGGGCCCAGCAAATTCCCTTCAAGGGGGAGAGCCCTACTTCCTGCCTGTGATTGAGGAGGCTGACATTAGAGAGGATGACAACATCGCCATCATTGATGTACCTGTGCCCAGTTTCTCTGATAGTGACCCTGCAGCAATTATTCATGACTTTGAAAAA GGCATGACTGCTTACCTGGACTTGCTGCTGGGGAACTGCTATCTCATGCCTCTCAATACCTCCATTGTTATGCCTCCAAAAAACCTGGTGGAGCTCTTTGGCAAACTGGCA agtggCAAATACCTGCCTCACACTTATGTGGTTCATGAAGACCTGGTTGCTGTGGAGGAGATTCGTGATGTTAGTAACCTTGGCATCTTTATTTATCAACTTTGTAACAACCGCAAGTCCTTCCGCCTTCGTAGAAGAGACCTCTTGCTGG GTTTCAATAAAGGTGTCATTGATAAGTGCTGGAAGATTAGACATTTCCCCAATGAATTTATTGTTGAGACCAAGATCTGTCAAGAGTGA
- the ITM2A gene encoding integral membrane protein 2A isoform X2, whose translation MVKIAFNTPTAVQKEEARQDVEALVSRTVPAQILTGKIRVATQEKEGSSGSCMLTLLGLSFILAGLIVGGTCIYKHFMPKSTIYRGEMCFFDSEGPANSLQGGEPYFLPVIEEADIREDDNIAIIDVPVPSFSDSDPAAIIHDFEKGMTAYLDLLLGNCYLMPLNTSIVMPPKNLVELFGKLASGKYLPHTYVVHEDLVAVEEIRDVSNLGIFIYQLCNNRKSFRLRRRDLLLGFNKGVIDKCWKIRHFPNEFIVETKICQE comes from the exons ATGGTGAAAATCGCCTTCAACACACCAACAGCGGTGCAAAAAGAGGAGGCACGGCAAGACGTGGAGGCCCTTGTAAGCCGCACGGTCCCAGCTCAGATCCTGACCGGCAAG ATTCGAGTTGCTACCCAGGAAAAGGAGGGCTCCTCTGGGAGTTGCATGCTTACTCTCTTAGGCCTTTCATTCATCTTGGCAGGACTTATTGTTGGTGGAACCTGCATTTACAAACACTTCATGCCCAAG agTACCATCTACCGTGGAGAAATGTGTTTCTTTGATTCTGAGGGCCCAGCAAATTCCCTTCAAGGGGGAGAGCCCTACTTCCTGCCTGTGATTGAGGAGGCTGACATTAGAGAGGATGACAACATCGCCATCATTGATGTACCTGTGCCCAGTTTCTCTGATAGTGACCCTGCAGCAATTATTCATGACTTTGAAAAA GGCATGACTGCTTACCTGGACTTGCTGCTGGGGAACTGCTATCTCATGCCTCTCAATACCTCCATTGTTATGCCTCCAAAAAACCTGGTGGAGCTCTTTGGCAAACTGGCA agtggCAAATACCTGCCTCACACTTATGTGGTTCATGAAGACCTGGTTGCTGTGGAGGAGATTCGTGATGTTAGTAACCTTGGCATCTTTATTTATCAACTTTGTAACAACCGCAAGTCCTTCCGCCTTCGTAGAAGAGACCTCTTGCTGG GTTTCAATAAAGGTGTCATTGATAAGTGCTGGAAGATTAGACATTTCCCCAATGAATTTATTGTTGAGACCAAGATCTGTCAAGAGTGA